One genomic region from Chondrinema litorale encodes:
- a CDS encoding acyl-CoA thioesterase — translation MRFHTRKWVKPEDLNPNKTLFGGRLLAWIDEEAALYTIIQLENSHVVTKFMSTIEFVSSARQNDIVEIGIEPVKWGRTSLTLRCEVRNKMTRKPIIKIDQIVMVNVDENGSPKPHGKTELEYVKDRLGDD, via the coding sequence ATGAGATTCCACACCCGTAAATGGGTGAAGCCAGAAGATTTAAATCCTAATAAAACCCTTTTTGGTGGACGACTTCTCGCCTGGATAGACGAGGAAGCCGCTTTGTACACAATTATACAGCTAGAAAACAGCCATGTAGTAACCAAATTTATGTCGACAATCGAGTTTGTTTCGTCAGCAAGGCAAAATGATATTGTTGAGATAGGTATCGAACCTGTAAAATGGGGGAGAACCTCACTTACATTGAGATGCGAGGTAAGAAACAAAATGACAAGAAAGCCGATTATCAAAATTGATCAGATTGTGATGGTGAATGTTGATGAAAATGGTAGCCCTAAACCACATGGTAAAACGGAGCTTGAGTATGTAAAAGATCGTTTAGGTGACGATTAA